In the genome of Cryptomeria japonica chromosome 8, Sugi_1.0, whole genome shotgun sequence, one region contains:
- the LOC131043752 gene encoding putative disease resistance protein RGA3, producing MAFLGEAAAGKICEMAVEMAVQKLTEEANLLLDFSGDFSWLKNNLTYVRDFLQDADQQAPHKEGVKHWVENIRVISLLAEDICEECAIESMYGNNARACSPSCNQLIFRYKIGRKIKDIKERMRSIIEDVNKLKLLREVCPTSEASPSTSHSGARKKSYLLPSVHSVGIESKVDDMLRLLDNNASPIIAVVGMGGIGKSYLLQHVYNSVKERYDKCIWLSFSQSYSISTLQCDIASHLGLGQQIRSQGISPERAAELIHENLKGKRYLVVLDDVWETREDLLSKLGLLIGDNVICKILVSTRNREVCTILNAHIYEMQFLSESESWSLFCFYAFKGNEAPNHQLEEVGRDILKQCGNLPLAIKMVAASLPKTTMPREWESKLHRIKEVVIADDDQIMPILRLSYFSLHARLKACFAYLSFFPKVEQINCEYLVYLWIAEGYIPAGEGQWDVAWDCINQLANLCLLQLWEQYEDRPGCKLTNYCRTHDLLHDLAINISKENKCIFSVEEACKVENGDCCRILLGTRDVNEPPISERRLVCLRTLSLSHNWRITSIPAKLFTAMRGLRVLDLSGTGISKLPRSLGKMKLLKVLNLNDTKIENVPECVRHLKSLLFLALPQRCQILPVWINEVKCLQHLECKGVTRVPKGISKLTALRTLRSNWLDLSNEGDEFMRPEDFVKITQLQELSIDVNKEMDSRIEEGILVLLVKMRRLTICNSTENELELPKKMTAMKDLESLILWRFAVGSWICDMANLRELELTWHSCNDYPELQTMPNLVRLELSGNDKCKELPKAFGQRGGFRHLRFFKIDCFNDLEEIPELEEGAMSCLEEFHLCNCTKVKKVGEGFERLKRFKLFYYKRTDKLEEIFRAGGEYWNKIKVINPHVKITSY from the coding sequence ATGGCATTTCTTGGAGAGGCTGCTGCAGGAAAAATTTGTGAGATGGCCGTGGAGATGGCCGTTCAAAAATTAACTGAGGAGGCAAACCTACTACTGGATTTCAGCGGTGATTTCTCGTGGTTAAAGAACAATCTCACATATGTAAGGGACTTTCTGCAAGATGCCGATCAACAGGCTCCACATAAGGAGGGTGTAAAGCACTGGGTGGAGAATATTCGCGTTATTTCCTTGCTTGCAGAAGACATCTGTGAGGAATGCGCTATAGAATCTATGTATGGAAATAATGCTCGAGCTTGTAGTCCAAGTTGTAATCAATTGATTTTTCGCTATAAGATAGGGCGGAAAATCAAGGACATCAAGGAGCGCATGAGATCTATTATTGAAGATGTCAACAAGCTGAAGCTATTGCGTGAAGTTTGTCCTACAAGTGAAGCATCGCCAAGTACATCTCATAGTGGAGCCCGCAAGAAATCTTATCTTCTGCCCAGTGTACACTCAGTGGGAATAGAATCCAAAGTTGATGACATGCTCAGATTGCTGGACAACAATGCCTCTCCAATTATTGCGGTGGTTGGGATGGGAGGCATAGGCAAGTCCTATCTTCTTCAGCATGTTTACAACAGCGTAAAAGAAAGGTATGATAAATGTATATGGCTTTCATTTTCTCAGTCTTATTCAATTTCCACGTTGCAATGCGACATAGCTTCCCACTTAGGTTTAGGGCAGCAAATTAGGAGTCAGGGGATATCTCCTGAGAGAGCAGCAGAGTTGATTCATGAAAATCTAAAAGGAAAAAGATATCTCGTGGTGTTAGATGATGTGTGGGAAACAAGGGAAGATTTATTATCTAAGCTTGGCCTCTTAATTGGAGACAATGTGATTTGCAAAATTCTGGTTAGCACAAGAAACAGAGAGGTTTGCACAATTCTGAATGCTCATATTTATGAGATGCAATTTTTGTCAGAGAGTGAGAGTTGGAGTCTATTTTGTTTCTATGCATTTAAAGGAAACGAAGCGCCAAATCATCAGCTCGAAGAAGTGGGCCGTGACATCTTAAAACAATGTGGGAATTTGCCGCTTGCTATCAAAATGGTAGCTGCATCTCTGCCAAAGACCACAATGCCAAGGGAGTGGGAGTCCAAGCTACATCGGATTAAAGAGGTAGTCATTGCCGATGATGATCAGATCATGCCCATTCTCAGACTCAGTTATTTCTCATTGCATGCTCGTCTTAAAGCGTGTTTTgcttatctttctttctttcccaaGGTTGAGCAGATAAATTGTGAGTATCTAGTATATCTGTGGATTGCGGAGGGATATATTCCAGCAGGAGAGGGTCAGTGGGACGTGGCATGGGATTGTATAAATCAGCTTGCCAATCTCTGTCTGCTTCAACTATGGGAACAGTATGAGGATAGACCAGGTTGTAAACTAACCAATTATTGTAGAACTCACGATTTGCTGCATGATTTGGCCATTAacatatcaaaagaaaataaatgtattttttCAGTTGAGGAAGCCTGTAAAGTTGAAAATGGTGACTGCTGTCGGATTTTACTGGGTACGAGAGATGTAAATGAGCCTCCCATATCAGAGAGGCGTCTTGTTTGCCTCCGCACCCTCTCATTGTCTCACAATTGGAGGATTACAAGCATTCCAGCAAAATTGTTTACCGCTATGAGAGGACTGCGTGTTCTCGATTTGAGCGGGACAGGCATCTCTAAATTGCCTCGAAGCCTTGGAAAGATGAAGCTTTTAAAAGTCTTGAATTTAAATGATACAAAAATTGAGAATGTACCAGAGTGTGTGAGACACCTAAAAAGTCTCTTGTTTTTAGCTCTTCCTCAAAGATGTCAGATATTACCAGTATGGATAAATGAAGTTAAATGTCTCCAGCACTTAGAGTGCAAGGGTGTTACACGCGTGCCAAAAGGAATATCGAAGCTGACTGCTTTGAGAACACTCCGATCAAATTGGTTGGATCTTTCTAATGAAGGCGACGAATTCATGAGACCAGAGGACTTTGTGAAGATCACTCAGCTTCAGGAACTATCCATAGATGTTAACAAGGAAATGGATTCAAGGATAGAAGAAGGGATACTTGTACTACTGGTAAAGATGCGTCGTCTGACAATTTGTAATAGCACTGAAAATGAATTGGAGCTTCCGAAGAAAATGACAGCAATGAAAGATCTGGAAAGTCTTATACTGTGGAGGTTTGCGGTTGGAAGTTGGATATGTGATATGGCAAATCTGAGGGAACTTGAGTTAACGTGGCATAGTTGTAATGATTATCCAGAGTTGCAAACAATGCCTAACCTAGTGAGGTTGGAGTTGTCAGGAAATGATAAGTGTAAAGAACTGCCAAAGGCTTTTGGTCAGAGAGGAGGGTTTCGCCATCTGCGCTTCTTCAAAATTGACTGTTTCAATGATTTAGAGGAGATTCCTGAATTGGAGGAGGGGGCAATGTCTTGCCTTGAGGAGTTCCATTTATGTAATTGTACGAAAGTGAAAAAAGTTGGAGAGGGTTTCGAGCGGTTGAAAAGATTCAAGCTCTTCTATTACAAAAGGACGGATAAGTTAGAGGAGATATTCAGAGCAGGTGGAGAATATTGGAATAAAATTAAAGTCATCAATCCTCATGTAAAAATCACGTCATATTAG